Genomic window (Helianthus annuus cultivar XRQ/B chromosome 3, HanXRQr2.0-SUNRISE, whole genome shotgun sequence):
GAAAGTATTGTGTGAAGTATATTGttgtttacacaaatggggggttGTTCAGGGACATCACATCTACAAAAACCTAGTGGCTATGTATGCTTTACAAAGGAAGGTTCAAAGGCAACACCTACCTATCCTGCAATACTCGACTATTGAGGTTTCATTGGGGAATTTTTTGTGTTTTAatcgatctccattcatgtgggggattgttggaaattttagtgaaaatgggTTTTTTACTAAATATTTTGGATACCCATAATCATATTTATATATGTATTGTGTAAATAGTTATTTGTAGGTTGGTGTTCTACTTTGTGAGAGGATCATAACGAACCATACTATGTCCAAAATAAAGCTTAGATGAATAAATATCGATACTTGAAGTTGTATGATTGGAACAACCAAGGATGAGAAAAATGGAAAGTTGTCAACTTGTCCACATAGGTGGGATGACAAACCTTAAAGTGGTTTGTAAGGAGGGGCACTCCTTGTATATTGTTTCCTTAAAGATAAACACTAGAGGGGACTCTAAAGGGCGTGTGACGTGGGTGATGGGCGCTTTGTGGTGCACTTCACACACTTGCAACGACATGATCCGCTTGAGTGCCGCCTTTATATTTTGTCCATGTGCGCATAGGCATGTACATGGCAGATGATGTGTCAGGGGCACTGTGTGGCAAACATCTCGCATGCGGCGTGCGGATATGAGTCCGCGTTGAAGTTTGGCGTGGGGTTCGAGTGTAGTGCCCGCGGCTGACTTACGAGCAGGTTAAGGCGTGTGACGCGAGCTCCTATGGCACATGGCATGTGGCAGTAGATATGGCAGACACTTGTGGCGCAAGCGCCTGATGACATCGCACGACGAAACCTATCCAGCCGGCATGTGGTGCGGGCTCGACTAGAGCGCGTACGGTTAACTAACTACTGAGCGGTTACAAACAGAGTCATGAATAAATATGACAGTTTCGTTGATCATATCAAATCTATTTAATACAATTAAATCTTGTTGTTACGTGTCTTCAGAGCCCAAGTCTTTTTCAATGCAGCCCATTGTCAACTCCATGTTGGCCCACCAGTAGCCCAGTTATCATGCAGTCCATATAGCAACGTTTGTTATGGTTTAACGTATTTGTTTGTTTAAAAGTATTAGACCTTTTCAATTCATGTACTTAGAATAAAGGGGATAAGTGATTATGCCGCCGCCCCACGTGCCCAGTAAATTAGGAACCTCTTTTGTTTACGTTGGTTTGTAACTCCTTATATGGAGTAGCTCTTtgcattttattttattattatgaaTGAAAAGCTAATTCCATTTCCTTTCTCAATTTCTACTCTGGATCCTTTCTGTTTTCTTGAATAATTTGCCTAGCCAATCGAACCACATTACTTGTTTATTACCAGATTTATTATCTAGTTGCAAAAAATGTATCAAACATTTTGTGAATGTGTATATATGAACTTTGGGTTCATATTCGTGAGATACAGAAAAAGAATCTCATATCACAAAATGACTAGAAACTATTGTTCCTATCAGATTGAGAGAAAACTCTCTCTGAACAACTTTATATTTTACTTTATatttttccacaaaacaagaACACCATCATAACTGGTGTTATCTCGGGCGCGAGAGCCATCTCTGGCAGTATACATACTGTTCTGATTGTTGTATCCTAGGAGACAGACTGTCTGAGAGGAGGCGCATAACCTTTTTTAAGCGTACCGTGTCAAACACGATCCTCAATCAAAACCGTCAACGACATTTTGCTTGTCTTGCAGCTGAGTTTGAACAAGGATGTACGGTTGAAGTTTTCCAAAGTCATCGACTTCAATAAAGAATGGTACAATTTATTTGTaattttattcttttatttagcGTTTATATCCGGTATTGTAGTAGTCGAATTTTCTTCAAATAACCAAActctcatttttatttattatatattttgtagcatattttataaaaaaagtttcAAATCCATCAAATTTCAATTCTGTTTATTAGACTTCAATTCCTTTATCAAAATATCATGCAGACCAGACGGTACTTAGTGTTTGGTTTCATTGCTAATTGTAAAAATCGGATTCAATTATTTCATCTTAAAAAATAATTACTTAAATTAGCCTGGCAAAGAAATTAAAATATGGGTACTTAGTTAACCTAGATTACACGATTTAGAAGATTCCAATTAGCAAATTCATTTATTTCACCTCATACACCATGCAATCACATTATAGCTTTGTTCCCTATTCAACCCCTGGATGTTTAGCCTTGTAATCCTTCCAGAGTTGCTCTACGGGCTTTCctgttatatttttaaaaaatgatATGTCGTAAGTCTTCCTCATCATATTGTTAAGCTTTGCCACGAACCCTGGAACAAGCCCGTCACAATACTCGAGAAAACGGGCTGTGATATCAAACCCCGCGTCCCATCTACTCCCGGAACCGGGCTTGTTAAAGCCTGATGGGGCGTAATTAGCTTTGAGAATCGTGTAATCTGCGATCCCTTCTAATAAATTTGAAGGGGCCTTCTTCTCACCATTCCATTGGAAAACATGGGTCATTTCATGGTACAAAAGGGACGTAAATCCCCATTTCAAGGTGTTTGGCCCCTCGTACATGTCCAAATAATACACACTAACATTAATCTTATTACCGCCCCAAGTGATTGCTTCAGGTCCAAAAAAATACGTGATGAAAACTTGAATAGTATCTATGGATTTTCTTTCAGCTGGGGTGTTTTGTTTCAAGATGGTGGACCACATAAAGGTGTTGATCTGACCCATTATTTGTTGTGTGTACGGAACTCCGCCAATAACTTTGTGGAATTTTTCGATGCCCCCCATTGTCGTGTTGGTTGCGTTTTTTTTTGGGCCGGCCTTATCCACAATCACTTCGTACTTCACGGCGGAGATTTCATTGAAAGATAACAAGAAAATTAGGAGAGTACACAGGAAAATGGGAAGGGAAGCCATGGATATACTTGTTCAAGGTGCATGAACTCTATGAATCATGCATATGCGTATATACACACACCATTACAGATATATACAATTGCATATGTATAGATGGTTTATCTTTTTAATGTAAATTCTGTTGTACTCTTTCTAAGGAATAGCTAAATGTGTAGATAGTTTTTGCTAAATACGGTAATCCCATATGAATTAAATTTATATTTGTTATGTTCTTGGGGTTGAAATatttttatttagataatcgtaacttcGTAGGTATACACTAGCTAACAACAAAATTATGACAATGTACAATGTAACGTTTCAGGGGTATcgtttaaactttttttttttaccgtACTTTAGCACAATGTAATCATTCAAAAATTTTAGTGTTTATCGAACCGTTAAAATTTAAAACAGAACAAAACCAAACCGAACTACTAACGGTAAGTAACGGATTCATCAAGCAACTATGGTGGACACAGGCACACCGTCGACCATATGTCCTATCCAGACCAACTCCATATACTTTTGGAACTTTGTAAATAAAAAATAGAAACCAATAGGATACAAGCTCTAGTGAAAAATGTAGGTTTTAAACAAGAAGCGTTTccgccaatgatctctagatcaagtggtggaagacttgcatttctcttgggagatgcaagttcaactcccacttggtgcagagtgaggcattggtggacaattataggagacccagggaaacctgggttggatccttgagccaaacgggttttactggtaatttcattgacgtgcctacgggcgggtgggttaccgggttttccccagaattggtggtggacccgggttactctcggagtactccgtttggtccagtgggtgccccgaaagtactcgggattgattctgttggccgttaaaaaaaaaataagaagcGTTTCCTACACGCCACATATTCATACCCAAGATACATCTGGTGTTAATCCACACAATTGTTGAGTGTAATGTTAATTTAAGAGACTAATAATTgcctttccaaaaaaaaaaagagactAATAATTAACTTTTAATTTATTATCAGTAACTCTAACTCCTACAACCAGAATCAATACTAGCTCACTCGAAAAGCAACTTTTGCTAGTAACACTGGACTATCACCCAAGTGGCAAGAGAATATTCTTAATTACTTGATTAACAAAATTAGTTGATATGAATAGCACTAGTACAAACCCACTTTTTTTTTGTGtaaatttcttatttttttatgCTATCTTATAATATAAAGCACCAAATAACAAAACACACCACTTAAAAATAGATTATACGTCATCATTAAATGCTTACAAGTTATACACCAccaaaaaattaattaattgaggCTTACAAGTTATACACCACCAAAAATTAATTACTTGAGGCTAAGGTTGCTAATAGCACCAAAATACACAATAAAATTGGTTTTTTTAGACGTAACAAGTTGATTTTTTGAGGCTTAAACTTTTAAATAGCACCAAAATACTAAAATAATTATCTTTAACTTTAACAGATAAAATTCAAAATCTACATCTAACTTATTTCTTCTCCTCTTTCTCTCCAACTCATTTTTTCCTCATTCTAATCTCATAACCTATAAGTCCTCCTTCTTCAATCTATAATACCATCAAAATAAGCCATTCTAATTAAAGGTACCATATTTGTAATATGTTTTAATTTCATATtgcattttttatattttatttcaatATAAATTGTTATATGTAGCTAAAGGTGGAATTACTCAAGTTTCTTTTGTTAATCAGTTCTGTTcagacataatggaaaacatgaaaaaatacctttgattgcatcagtacaggccagcagagaatcctgATGGAGACGCAGCAattgtttgacatgattgtcagcttgatctggttcctccttagggtgcaatctaaggATGGTGATGAAGAAAACCGATAAAGGGTAATCGGTTGAGGAGAGAAGGTCGATTGATGTTATGAGAGtaattaggttatgtgtctaaacctagaacctctacataagtctccttcTATATGGACCCAAGAGGAAACCTTAATTAGTTAATAAAGGTaataaggcccatcaacaattaccaactaattattgacgtgatgtcgtgggtcacgcaaatttaatccctaaacaaTTGTAGTTAGCgatagtagggtatcgaactcagggagtatgtggaaaatgtgttgattgtatagctttgtatttaaactaaaattaaactaaattgcagaaaattaaaattcaagattgtggattgttgttttagaaaactaaattaagaactaagtcaaatcaaagttggttgtaaacaattaggagagaacaatgatcaccctaggtttcagtttctttaaacagttgtgtgcaatttcactagaaagagttacatagacataactcgtgtatatgtgattgaaatgataaaagggaacaaagtactcggattagataacgcgaggttgtttcccgatgacctattaaccaataaccaaccctaacccttcccgtgatatctcggttgccaacggcaccaagaacgtacgatcgagACTAGAAATTGTAATATGGATTAacacactacaaacaatcaaacatacaccatgacattcaagcaacgcaagatatcattctagaaatgcagaaattaaacacacaaaagtcttagaaacattcacctaggatgatcaccgaagagtttagccggacatggctcggtgaatcatcatcaacatcaatctaatgttcatacaaattcaaaacacaaaccgaatgattgGAAATGTTCACAAAGCAAGCTAGTGCTCCAAATTCGCCCCCAAAGTGTCcaagaaccgtcaatgatgagatAATACCAAAAGACACCCCTAAACCGATTAAAACATGGCAGTTACATATTTTCCGTacaggctccaccgtaaattacggctccaccgtaatttacggtggacaacTTTTTGTTACGGCCTGGAGAGCCTGGTTTACGGTGCAGAAAACAACCAAATCCatgtctaccgtaaattacggtagaaccgtaatttacggtactcagcaactttgtctccTTTGTTTTGTCTTTTGTTCTCCTCTCGACCCGTTTTCCACCAAAGCCTCCAAAAACTGCTTTTGATCCATCTTTTCACTCCTAAATCGTACCTGAAACATAAACAttgtagttatctaattcaagataattacacggctaattggaggattatttcatattttaacatgcttaagggttgtccaaaggaccacccgtcacatccccacacttaaccgttgcttgtcccaagcaactcatcaacatggtttcaaaacaagtgatcaaacCAAACCAAGCAAAACATGCAATTCTTTACCAACCCCTTTTTGACACCCAAGCAATGCACCCCTCACaaattctctcctctcggctacaagtgacaactagcaaagataagctagacacacactaaGCAAACGGGTGGAtgcacaatcataagcttgtacctgaATCGATCTTTCTCTTaaaatgggtcaaacatgaacgcaaatcaaagggacttcaaggttgtaacgtggctaggtgtataaggtaggaaatggaatatatatgagtaacgaaaattcgacccggtctttttattacaaacaccaaaaaccaactaacaaatgcgcactactatatacaagaccATGAaactctttcttttcttttttttttcattgcttttccattttttatttttttttcttttttttttcaagcaATCATACGATAACACATTAACCAAAACTACTTCAAACTCACAAAACTACTAATTCTATCACTAATACTacaagaccgggtcaaatttgggtgaattttcaagtaagtagctaggggaaacaaatgataagctttaaaggcacaaaatgggcaactaaatgtccaaacccccgcccctctcactaccatgctcatatatataacttatgaggtccaaccccccaaatcccacactcgctcacaccaacgacgaggctacctaatgcccttatcctttctacattcatgtctaactaaagattcaaatcgcattcaagcacaagttctaatgcacccccacccgtagccactctcatcaaagattaTTTATATACACgtgtggctacaactctcaccaagaatgaaaagggtaataagggttgccggtgcattaaCTTGGGATAAATTAAGGCGTCAAGATTTCACATTGTTTTGCTCGActtaaaattttttcaaaaatcttcaaaaatttccccccatccccacacttgggatacattgaccccaatgtatggctttgggaggctttgatcactacCTCAATCAACATCCACAAAAAGCTTCtcatctcaaaccccaaatttctttttgtattttttcttttatgtttttcattttaaacacaacaccaccacccatcgccaaCCCAATAATCAACCACATGATCAATCACCACCCATCCTCCCAACCATAATCAATATAaaccaacaaatatatacaaactatacaaaagAGAGAATACCACCTGATCAATAGTAGCGCGGTCCCGGAGGCCCAAAGATGGATGACATCATATCATTCCACTCTCCAAACCCGAATGCGCCGCTACTGCTTCCCTCTTGTTGTTGTGGTCCCTCTTGCCGCCTTGGATCAAGCCACTGAGAATGGTGGAGTGGTGGAGTCGGATAAGAAATGCTACCATCATAAGGCGGCAATGAAGCAtagtccacatgttgtggatcttcaaccaccggccttccggcatgccaatccgcatgcatCCGCCTCATTTGATCATCATGATATCTGTTATTAGCATCCACCTCTCGAGAGTATGCGTGGGTACGGTGCCATGATTCATTGCGATCAAAGCTATGTTTAAGCGCCCGCTCAATACTAGCGCTATTCCGCGTGCCTTGATCAAATAACGACCTCTCCGAACCCGACCAAGTATCAAAAATGGCCGCCGGCGGGCGTTGGCTCTCGATCACCTCCTGCATTGAACCACTATAAGCCCACCCCGGTTCATACGGTTGCTGCGCGTAGTCGTAGAACGTACCACCATGACCACCATGAAAAACCCCAAAACCAACATTTGCACCACCCTGTGGCTCGTCTGCGTAATCATCATCCCCACTCGGAATCAACTCTTCATCGCTTTCAGGTTCATCCGGTTCTCCCGGTAACAACTCCCTTGCACCCAATTTCAACGCCCTCCACCGTTGACCCTCCGATTTCAGCTTGTGATAACGTTCAGACTGAGTATATGTCCAAACGTTTCCCAACCTATCCAAAGTAAAAGGCTGGTGCCTTTTCGTTAAACCCCGGTCTTCAGATGTGAGTGCCTTCTGCTGTTTCATTAGACCCGTTATGATGCGACAGTACGGGACAATGTCTCTCCCGTATTTGTTCCGGCATATCCACAAATGGTGCATAATCAGGTAGCGTATTGGAAAGCGTGGGGATCCATGCATCAATGAATACAGAACAGGTATCTCTGGAAACCTCACCTGTTCTTTATCCCCTCTTCTTGGGATGACATTAAGCAAACAGATCGTATGCAATAGCTTGGCTTCTATCTTCAGATTTTTTCGGTATAACACGCCACCGTACCTACCGGGCAAAAACAAATCCGCTAACATGCTGTTCCATGTCACGTGCTTCTCGGGTTTGAGCAATAAATCATCAAGCGTGGGAATCATGTACTCCTTAGCCGGAAGACTATCATATTTTCCCAGCTTCTTCAACGTATCGAATGACATTTCAACTGGTACCCCATGTACCATCCCAATCAACTTCATTTGTGATGGCCTGTGGAAGTTGTGACATTTAAGTGTTGCCATCCACTCCTGAATCTCAGTCATAAACAGATTGCTCTTATCTTTATCAAAACACTTGAGTGCTCCTTCCCAACCCAAAGCACGGAACTTATCAAACACCCCGAACTGGCCAAACTGGGGTTCATCAACCTCTTTTTCACAGATAAACGCGGCTGCTTTATTTTTTAACTTGTTCATGCAGTCGTTATAAAGGGTTGGCTGCCGGATTTCGGGTTGGTCATCCAACGACCCCGAATTCCACACCGGTTTTTCACTTGGGTCTAACTCCATCTCTTCTTCTTCCTCGCTTTCGCTTTCACTAACCCTACCCATATATTGCCTCTTCTTTGATGGTTGCTCCTTTTCCTTGCCCTTGCCGTTGCCTTTGGAGGAAGATGAACTTGAACCCGCTTTCTCCTTTGTCTTTGCCATTTCCTACACACAAGAGGCaagcaacaaaaacaaacacCAAATTAAACACTCTCTTCAAAATcctccccacacttgcttgttgtcatggttgtagatgttagtgaacctaAAGTGTtcaagaatttttcaaaaattgggcatggtgtctctagaATGTAGAgcatcccaaaagttcactactttaacaACAATTCCTACATTTACAACCATCAACCATGTTCAATAAACAATTCCATTATCATATCTTAACAACAAGCAAGTGGGCAAAAACACATAACCTAAATCACCTTGTTTTTCACAATGTATCACCATAATATAGCAAAGTAAGGGTTCATACCTTGTTTCAAGATGGAAGGATGCTTGTGAaaccaaaaatcccaaaacccccaaattatCTCAACCTAGGGTTTCAAACTTTGACCCCAAAATCGTGCTTTCTCTGAAATCTCTCCTCACAATCACAAAGCTTGTGAAAAATTAGTCGATTCAGACCAAAATTCCACTTGATTTGGACAAGGATTGAAGGTTTTATGAGAGAAAGAAGGTGGAAGAAGAATGGAGGATGTGGGTTCTTAGAGAAGAAGAAGATGGTGGAAAAGTGAAGAGTAAATGGGTGGATAGGGATTAATCACGTGACCATGCTTGTTtgttttcgaattttttttttatgtatatacgGAACCCAATCGA
Coding sequences:
- the LOC110931305 gene encoding uncharacterized protein LOC110931305, with the protein product MASLPIFLCTLLIFLLSFNEISAVKYEVIVDKAGPKKNATNTTMGGIEKFHKVIGGVPYTQQIMGQINTFMWSTILKQNTPAERKSIDTIQVFITYFFGPEAITWGGNKINVSVYYLDMYEGPNTLKWGFTSLLYHEMTHVFQWNGEKKAPSNLLEGIADYTILKANYAPSGFNKPGSGSRWDAGFDITARFLEYCDGLVPGFVAKLNNMMRKTYDISFFKNITGKPVEQLWKDYKAKHPGVE